Proteins encoded in a region of the Hippocampus zosterae strain Florida chromosome 11, ASM2543408v3, whole genome shotgun sequence genome:
- the LOC127610163 gene encoding rab11 family-interacting protein 2 → MSLAEQSQKWFPTHVQATVLQAAELQSKGKNGTNDAYTIIQLGKEKYSTSVAEKTLNPVWREEASFELPGLLLDGNPEIYQLCFIVMHRSLVGLDKFLGQRSINLNEVFDNKQRQKTDWYTLQSKPSKKKKERGRIQVSIQFMRNNMTASMFDLSMKEKPRSPFSKLKVKMKGRKHDSDTSSAIVPRSAACDSDPNYHPTAPELRTEPKAKRSLLSGAQKLSAAHSMSDLIGTHFRPKLDSMNSIEESGTAAPHRRSQSEVPGLQDTEAHSDPFPDISDTLPQKYATLPRNRNPFEGEQGQLWDKPKEKKEKISLLERMTGKKDGRKTSSGGRSGSLGSSGDLRSPNPFSGDSQLHTNPFSSNFKTSDKKLLGNVNLTSGQGSRETYALKNEVMQGNMAAYQNVSFEEVVQELIKQKEVVKKKDAHIRELEDYIDDLLVRVMEETPSILRTPYEPKKKAGKLNKK, encoded by the exons ATGTCACTGGCCGAACAGTCTCAAAAATGGTTTCCAACTCATGTCCAAGCCACTGTTCTTCAAGCTGCTGAATTACAGTCCAAGGGGAAAAATGGCACCAATGATGCATACACTATCATCCAGCTGGGCAAGGAAAAGTATTCGACATCAGTGGCAGAGAAGACGCTCAACCCTGTCTGGAGAGAAGAAGCTTCCTTTGAACTACCTGGGTTACTTTTGGATGGCAACCCAGAAATCTATCAGCTATGCTTCATTGTCATGCATCGCTCTTTGGTTGGGCTGGACAAGTTCCTGGGTCAGAGGTCCATCAACCTCAACGAAGTGTTTGACAACAAGCAGCGACAGAAAACTGA CTGGTATACCTTGCAATCCAAGccatcaaagaagaaaaaggagcgAGGACGCATCCAAGTCAGCATCCAATTCATGCGGAATAATATGACAGCCAGTATGTTTGACCTCTCCATGAAGGAGAAGCCCCGCTCGCCTTTTTCTAAACTAAAGGTGAAAATGAAGGGTCGCAAACATGACAGTGACACCTCTTCAGCTATCGTACCTCGATCTGCAGCATGCGACTCGGACCCTAATTATCACCCAACTGCCCCAGAATTGCGAACCGAACCCAAGGCTAAGAGATCGCTCCTCTCTGGGGCCCAGAAACTTTCTGCAGCCCACTCCATGTCAGATCTCATTGGGACCCACTTTCGACCCAAACTGGACTCCATGAATTCCATCGAAGAAAGTG GTACAGCTGCTCCTCACAGGCGTTCCCAGAGTGAGGTACCAGGTCTCCAAGACACCGAGGCACACAGTGACCCTTTTCCTGATATCAGTGACACCCTGCCACAGAAGTATGCCACACTCCCACGCAACCGCAACCCATTCGAAGGGGAGCAAGGACAGCTGTGGGACAAGCCCAAGGAGAAAAAGGAGAAGATCAGCCTGTTAGAACGCATGACTGGAAAGAAGGACGGCCGCAAGACCAGCAGTGGTGGTCGTTCGGGCAGTTTGGGCAGTTCTGGAGACCTGCGCTCCCCCAACCCCTTTAGTGGTGACTCACAACTACACACTAACCCTTTCAGCTCTAACTTCAAGACAAG TGACAAAAAGCTACTTGGAAATGTAAACCTCACCTCAGGCCAAGGGAGCAGGGAGACCTACGCCTTGAAAAAT GAAGTGATGCAGGGGAATATGGCAGCATATCAAAACGTGTCTTTTGAGGAAGTGGTGCAGGAACTCATCAAGCAGAAAGAAGTGGTGAAAAAGAAAGACGCCCACATCAGGGAGCTGGAGGACTACATAGATGACCTGCTGGTACGTGTCATGGAGGAAACGCCAAGCATACTGCGGACACCCTATGAGCCAAAGAAAAAGGCAGGTAaactcaataaaaaataa